Proteins co-encoded in one Diprion similis isolate iyDipSimi1 chromosome 13, iyDipSimi1.1, whole genome shotgun sequence genomic window:
- the LOC124414064 gene encoding AT-rich interactive domain-containing protein 4B-like isoform X1: MLGDDPPYLSVGTEVSAKYKGAFCEAKIRKVVRSVKCRVTYKQGLGTATVTDDQIKGTLRVGALVEAKHNDRKEFVDATVTKIQDCSQYTVVFDDGDITTLRRTALCLKSGRHFAESETLDQLPLTHPEHFGNPVIGGRRGRRSRQAQDESSDDEESPPRGVRESGSGGVGKEQVETEPEIGRVVCVELGDKKKKDNWFPGLVVAPTAQDTVRIRVRDDYLVRSFKDARYYTVPKKEATEFTKELVNKVENNALKIAVEKALLFLDKNELPPHWDRDSLFGNADSSGNSDSDAELDSDSSDDEPREEKDHFVAQLYKFMDDRGTPINNCPMIGTQDIDLYRLFRAVYKLGGYNRVTNQNQWKSITRRLGFPIQSTSSTQNAVKQQYKKFLHSFEDFYRKLGCTMVNHPRGSTRKQRPGRSLIRDRDRNTPVPPQMPSTKVEKEEEEKEKDKDREKEKEREKDKEKEKEKEKEKEKEREKEKEKEKEKEKEKEKEKEKEKEKEKEKEKEKEKEKEKEKRIEEEEKKEKKEVKKEVKKEPIKEEEIVKIKKKEEFEESGSGQDSDVNIDGEEESSSSEKSQKIVATLATKAKPPAKVKEEKKKAGDKKKGDLKKSEKKVEDKVKEEEQPTVTRSKSKDDTTKGKPSTAEPRDVRTPSAETEKKIPPKQRRPTEEELKKRGRKRKESEPEKPRPMEEMPTDPAPSYKGVVDLGDRLKVYYGPNHESKVTYEAKVIDIEKEGAEPVYLVHYTGWNTRYDEWIKGSRIAQNFTQTQGRVKRGKTTPRPQTPSTAGSSASSKLAKSSAQNRRRAHSVAPTSGTAAITTTSIMKEVGKRDEKEKDGQPPRSTTPSSVASSSSRTKSPATPAIGRQTRVTRNNDSSGLEPRRRTRRMSGHTDISVASESDSDAYESDTMEPEQTRTRSRGMEERKRNARRRGDDEVKTEDCSEAEEEKDAPEELRRGRRLRKTPGKNQSVKSEPESDEDQPKGRDFDLNQIRSELKGFEKAVKLEMIRVEREPEEANLEEKENEDKPLAPMPASPKTEKKQLEAPKLEAVVETKTPESTEDIYEFKEPEPFEFEVRNKRDSGGEKDKVKKRVFDEEPKSPKKKQKVLPPVPKEIKAEVDGDPKKRVRRSLIKRVEDADVLPPSGKARSQLACEEAFDKLCESPSFSPLKPVPVAEEAGKVATTLDLLFSDLPGDEDGPADDPEDRLIISEAEVSEAEQENLFTYQQEIFPSNDIPDTMEFSKEEVKDQEKASKEVPLPGGSKSAPTTNAEIKQPAIKISPAAIVTTVATVPVELKTLDVKPPEISPALSPALVVPAPISTRLPATSTIEEKLSAAAMAFKNKTKDARREEEEQRKAAKESSKKSETSVIVRKGKDDQGSAKISEIDNSIGKRSEDGKEEKSGEEAMRVAIKQKQEELQQLKMKKEAELKRAVEAKAAAASAEQKKLAQDKLEEEQKRKEDEASTSSRKEEERRDRDQKDKEKDKRKRVISQEFIDSTDSSDSEQRLVIDNEEPPEEKNATSNFDIKLRAELEKLQDIQEGRNAQIQPPIEDPAVLECKPLIVIPLPKTDEEAENISSLLCEEEIPGSPAPVIDNIDQANSSAPNQLPSQVKVSESNIVLLEMPFASAPTSGQTSAGVGTVSTISVAVSKSSDISVPVSLPVQQVLVIGPRAQPLPQPLPQPQAPAAPVAVQRRESNEAAPVMDNTPPTTPDSTISNISGSPRGEGTGGSSPLSEDNTKSNRDSSEADNDAAGKCIGGGFSEDDTCMNNASEGGGGQEREAKTAAKRAAEEAQSPKKRKRSRKHSECGSNIGKKSSGTRHSSRHSMRHSGAGSDSDDTSESSNMICAGNSNVTNHPNIATTVTDLVTYSTRSPRPLKYNFYVELDPELDGSQRIAVLQQKLAELRKTYNAVKVELAGIERRRKKLRRREREALKAAKAEMQQACS, translated from the exons ATGCTG GGAGACGATCCGCCGTATCTGTCGGTTGGTACGGAGGTAAGTGCTAAGTACAAGGGTGCGTTTTGCGAGGCTAAAATCAGGAAGGTCGTGCGGTCCGTCAAATGCCGCGTGACGTATAAGCAGGGCCTGGGAACAGCAACAGTCACCGATGATCAGATAAAGGGAACGCTCAGGGTAGGGGCGTTGGTCGAAGCTAAGCACAATGACAGAAAGGAATTCGTCGACGCAACGGTCACCAAAATACAAGACTGCAGTCAGTACACTGTCGTATTTGACGACGGAGACATAACCACCCTTAGACGAACTGCTTTGTGCCTGAAAAGTGGCAGACACTTTGCAGAGAGCGAAACTTTGGATCAGCTACCTCTCACTCATCCCGAACACTTTGGTAATCCTGTTATCGGCGGTAGGAGGGGGCGGAGATCCAGGCAAGCTCA GGATGAGAGCAGCGACGATGAGGAAAGCCCACCGCGAGGTGTCAGAGAATCGGGTTCCGGAGGTGTGGGCAAAGAACAGGTCGAAACGGAACCAGAGATCGGTAGAGTTGTATGTGTAGAGCTCGGagacaagaagaaaaaggacaaCTGGTTCCCGGGGCTGGTAGTCGCTCCGACTGCCCAGGATACAGTTAGGATACGTGTCCGGGACGATTATCTAGTTCGGTCGTTCAAGGATGCCAGATA CTACACCGTTCCAAAGAAGGAAGCAACAGAGTTCACCAAAGAATTGGTTAACAAGGTCGAGAATAATGCGCTCAAAATTGCCGTTGAAAAGGCATTATTATTTCTCGACAAAAATGAACTTCCACCTCACTGGGACAGGGATTCTCTATTCGGCAATGCAGACTCTAGCGGGAACAGCGATAGCGACGCAGAACTGGATTCCGAC AGTTCGGATGATGAGCCAAGGGAGGAAAAGGATCACTTTGTCGCACAGCTTTACAAGTTTATGGATGATCGAGGAACTCCGATAAATAATTGTCCTATGATAGGGACACAGGACATAGATTTGTACAGATTATTTAGAGCCGTTTACAAACTGGGTGGTTACAATCGCGTCACAAATCAGAATCAATGGAAGTCCATTACTCGTCGACTTGGTTTTCCCATTCAGAGTACGTCGTCAACTCAGAACGCCGTGAAACAGCAGTACAAAAAGTTCCTTCAttcttttgaagatttttatagGAAGCTCGGTTGCACAATGGTAAATCACCCGAGGGGCAGCACCAGGAAGCAGAGACCTGGTAGGAGTCTGATTAGAGACAGAGACAGGAACACGCCTGTCCCGCCACAGATGCCTTCGACTAAGGttgagaaggaggaggaagaaaaggagaaggaCAAGGAcagagaaaaggagaaggagagagaaaaggacaaggaaaaagaaaaagaaaaagagaaggaaaaggaaaaggaaagggagaaggagaaagaaaaagagaaggaaaaagagaaggaaaaggagaaagagaaggaaaaggagaaggagaaggagaaggagaaggagaaggagaaggagaaggagaaggagaaggagaagagaatcgaggaggaggaaaagaaggagaaaaaggaggTGAAGAAGGAGGTGAAGAAGGAGCCGATAAAGGAGGAGGAGATCGTGAAGAttaagaagaaggaggaattCGAAGAGAGCGGGAGCGGACAAGACAGCGACGTGAACATTGACGGCGAGGAAGAATCGTCGTCTAGCGAAAAGTCGCAGAAAATCGTTGCCACATTGGCGACAAAGGCAAAGCCACCGGCAAAGgtgaaagaggaaaagaagaaagccGGGGATAAGAAGAAGGGGGATCTGAAAAAGTCAGAGAAGAAGGTGGAAGACAAGGTGAAAGAGGAAGAACAGCCGACCGTGACCAGATCAAAGTCCAAGGATGACACGACCAAGGGTAAACCGTCGACTGCTGAACCCAGAGACGTTCGAACACCGTCCGCGGAGACCGAGAAGAAGATCCCCCCAAAGCAGCGCCGACCTACCgaagaagaattgaaaaaacgtgGCAGAAAACGCAAGGAAAGTGAGCCGGAAAAGCCGAGGCCAATGGAGGAAATGCCTACTGATCCCGCACCATCGTACAAAGGGGTGGTTGATCTCGGAGATCGTCTGAAGGTTTACTACGGGCCTAACCATGAGTCTAAAGTAACTTACGAGGCCAAAGTAATCGACATAGAGAAGGAGGGTGCGGAGCCAGTTTACCTGGTCCATTACACCGGTTGGAATACGCGATACGACGAGTGGATAAAGGGCTCTAGGATCGCGCAAAACTTTACACAGACTCAGGGTCGGGTAAAGCGTGGGAAGACCACTCCTAGGCCACAGACTCCAAGTACCGCAGGCTCCTCCGCATCCAGCAAACTAGCCAAGTCATCGGCGCAGAACAGGAGAAGGGCACACAGTGTCGCACCGACGTCTGGAACCGCTGCAATAACCACTACATCGATCATGAAAGAGGTCGGGAAACGGGACGAGAAGGAGAAGGACGGCCAACCGCCTCGGTCTACAACACCATCTTCGGTTGCAAGTTCAAGCTCCAGGACAAAGAGCCCTGCGACCCCAGCCATAGGCAGGCAAACCAGAGTTACCAGGAACAACGACTCCTCGGGACTCGAACCTCGGAGACGTACTAGACGCATGTCTGGTCACACGGACATATCAGTGGCATCGGAGAGCGACAGTGATGCCTACGAGTCGGATACGATGGAACCGGAACAAACGAGGACGAGATCCAGGGGAAtggaggagagaaagaggaacgCGAGGCGACGAGGGGATGACGAGGTGAAAACCGAGGACTGCAGCGAAGCTGAGGAGGAGAAGGACGCGCCTGAGGAGCTCAGAAGGGGGCGCAGACTCAGGAAAACGCCAGGAAAGAATCAGTCGGTGAAGTCTGAGCCTGAGAGTGACGAGGATCAACCCAAGGGTCGGGACTTTGATCTGAATCAAATCAGGTCGGAGCTGAAGGGTTTTGAAAAGGCTGTCAAACTCGAAATGATCAGGGTTGAGAGGGAACCAGAGGAGGCGAACCTTGAAGAGAAGGAAAACGAGGACAAGCCTCTTGCCCCAATGCCTGCATCACCAAAGACGGAGAAGAAACAGTTAGAGGCACCCAAACTTGAAGCCGTTGTTGAAACAAAGACCCCCGAAAGTACGGAGGATATTTACGAGTTCAAAGAACCTGAACCCTTCGAATTTGAGGTGAGAAACAAACGGGACTCAGGTGGTGAGAAGGACAAGGTTAAGAAACGCGTTTTCGACGAGGAGCCGAAGAGCccgaagaaaaaacagaaggTACTTCCTCCAGTGCCCAAGGAAATCAAAGCTGAGGTTGATGGCGATCCAAAAAAGAGAGTCCGAAG ATCTTTGATCAAGAGGGTAGAAGACGCGGATGTTCTTCCTCCATCCGGGAAGGCCAGATCTCAGCTCGCCTGCGAAGAGGCATTCGACAAGCTTTGCGAATCCCCTTCGTTCAGCCCCTTGAAGCCTGTCCCAGTAGCGGAGGAGGCTGGAAAAGTGGCTACGACGCTCGACCTCCTCTTCAGCGACCTGCCCGGTGACGAGGACGGACCAGCCGACGACCCGGAGGACAGGCTAATCATATCGGAGGCTGAGGTGTCCGAGGCCGAGCAAGAGAACCTCTTCACTTATCAGCAGGAGATTTTTCCGTCCAATGACATTCCCGATACCATGGAGTTCAGCAAGGAGGAGGTCAAGGACCAAGAAAAGGCGTCCAAGGAGGTACCGCTACCCGGTGGCAGTAAATCGGCGCCGACAACAAACGCGGAGATCAAACAACCCGCtattaaaatttcaccggCAGCTATCGTGACTACCGTCGCCACTGTTCCTGTCGAACTGAAAACGCTTGACGTAAAACCCCCTGAAATTTCTCCCGCGCTGTCCCCTGCCCTCGTAGTACCAGCTCCGATCAGCACCAGGCTCCCGGCGACGTCGACGATAGAGGAAAAACTATCAGCAGCAGCAATGGCGTTCAAAAATAAGACCAAGGATGCGAGacgggaggaggaggagcagAGGAAGGCAGCGAAGGAGTCGTCGAAGAAGTCGGAGACGTCTGTTATCGTAAGAAAAGGGAAGGATGATCAGGGATCGGCGAAAATCTCGGAAATCGATAACAGTATTGGCAAGCGAAGCGAAGATgggaaagaagagaagagtgGAGAGGAGGCTATGAGGGTCGCGATCAAgcaaaaacaagaagaacTTCAGCAGttgaagatgaagaaggagGCTGAACTTAAACGGGCGGTGGAAGCCAAAGCCGCCGCTGCTTCGGCCGAACAGAAGAAACTCGCTCAAGATAAGCTAGAGGAGGAACAGAAGAGGAAAGAGGACGAGGCTTCAACGTCGTCTAGGAAAGAGGAAGAGCGCAGAGACCGCGATCAGAAGGACAAGGAGAAGGACAAGCGGAAACGTGTCATAAGCCAGGAATTCATCGACTCGACAGACAGCAGCGACTCGGAGCAACGTCTGGTCATAGACAACGAAGAACCGCCAGAGGAGAAAAACGCCACCTCGAATTTCGACATCAAGCTTCGAGCTGAGCTTGAGAAACTCCAAGACATTCAAGAGGGAAGGAACGCCCAGATCCAGCCGCCCATCGAGGACCCCGCTGTCCTGGAGTGTAAACCTCTCATTGTTATACCGCTACCCAAAACCGACGAAGAGGCTGAAAACATCAGCTCTCTTCTCTGCGAAGAGGAGATTCCAGGCTCCCCGGCTCCCGTCATCGACAACATCGATCAGGCCAACTCTTCTGCACCCAATCAACTTCCCTCCCAGGTCAAAGTCTCCGAAAGCAACATAGTGTTGTTGGAAATGCCGTTCGCCAGCGCTCCTACTTCTGGCCAGACATCTGCCGGCGTTGGCACTGTTTCTACGATCAGCGTCGCTGTGTCCAAGAGTTCCGACATCTCAGTACCCGTCTCGCTGCCAGTCCAGCAGGTCCTTGTTATTGGACCTAGAGCTCAACCTCTTCCGCAACCTCTTCCTCAGCCACAAGCGCCTG CGGCTCCTGTGGCAGTCCAACGGCGGGAGAGCAACGAGGCTGCTCCAGTAATGGACAACACGCCACCAACGACCCCAGATTCGACTATTTCAAACATATCGGGTTCGCCGAGAGGTGAGGGCACTGGAGGATCGTCACCACTGTCGGAGGACAACACCAAGTCGAACAGGGATAGCTCAGAGGCTGACAACGACGCAGCTGGCAAATGTATCGGCGGAGGCTTCAGCGAGGACGATACCTGCATGAATAACGCTTCCGAAGGTGGCGGTGGCCAGGAAAGAGAGGCCAAGACAGCAGCTAAGAGGGCTGCCGAAGAGGCCCAATCACCCAAGAAGCGAAAACGTAGCAGAAAACATTCCGAATGCGGCAGCaacattggaaaaaaatcgtcaggTACTAGACACTCGTCAAGGCATTCCATGCGGCATTCGGGCGCAGGAAGCGATAGCGACGACACCAGCGAAAGCTCCAATATGATATGTGCTGGTAATTCAAACGTCACCAATCATCCCAATATCGCAACAACTGTTACGGATCTCGTTACCTACTCAACTAGGTCACCCAGACCTTTGAAGTATAACTTTTACGTCGAGCTAG ATCCCGAGCTGGATGGCAGCCAACGTATCGCCGTGCTGCAACAAAAGCTTGCAGAACTACGAAAGACTTATAACGCGGTAAAGGTAGAACTTGCCGGTatagagagaaggagaaaaaagttgagacGGAGAGAACGTGAAG CATTGAAGGCAGCCAAAGCAGAGATGCAACAAGCTTGCTCGTGA
- the LOC124414064 gene encoding titin homolog isoform X3, which yields MEVHYSSTWFSHSEKLGCTMVNHPRGSTRKQRPGRSLIRDRDRNTPVPPQMPSTKVEKEEEEKEKDKDREKEKEREKDKEKEKEKEKEKEKEREKEKEKEKEKEKEKEKEKEKEKEKEKEKEKEKEKEKEKEKRIEEEEKKEKKEVKKEVKKEPIKEEEIVKIKKKEEFEESGSGQDSDVNIDGEEESSSSEKSQKIVATLATKAKPPAKVKEEKKKAGDKKKGDLKKSEKKVEDKVKEEEQPTVTRSKSKDDTTKGKPSTAEPRDVRTPSAETEKKIPPKQRRPTEEELKKRGRKRKESEPEKPRPMEEMPTDPAPSYKGVVDLGDRLKVYYGPNHESKVTYEAKVIDIEKEGAEPVYLVHYTGWNTRYDEWIKGSRIAQNFTQTQGRVKRGKTTPRPQTPSTAGSSASSKLAKSSAQNRRRAHSVAPTSGTAAITTTSIMKEVGKRDEKEKDGQPPRSTTPSSVASSSSRTKSPATPAIGRQTRVTRNNDSSGLEPRRRTRRMSGHTDISVASESDSDAYESDTMEPEQTRTRSRGMEERKRNARRRGDDEVKTEDCSEAEEEKDAPEELRRGRRLRKTPGKNQSVKSEPESDEDQPKGRDFDLNQIRSELKGFEKAVKLEMIRVEREPEEANLEEKENEDKPLAPMPASPKTEKKQLEAPKLEAVVETKTPESTEDIYEFKEPEPFEFEVRNKRDSGGEKDKVKKRVFDEEPKSPKKKQKVLPPVPKEIKAEVDGDPKKRVRRSLIKRVEDADVLPPSGKARSQLACEEAFDKLCESPSFSPLKPVPVAEEAGKVATTLDLLFSDLPGDEDGPADDPEDRLIISEAEVSEAEQENLFTYQQEIFPSNDIPDTMEFSKEEVKDQEKASKEVPLPGGSKSAPTTNAEIKQPAIKISPAAIVTTVATVPVELKTLDVKPPEISPALSPALVVPAPISTRLPATSTIEEKLSAAAMAFKNKTKDARREEEEQRKAAKESSKKSETSVIVRKGKDDQGSAKISEIDNSIGKRSEDGKEEKSGEEAMRVAIKQKQEELQQLKMKKEAELKRAVEAKAAAASAEQKKLAQDKLEEEQKRKEDEASTSSRKEEERRDRDQKDKEKDKRKRVISQEFIDSTDSSDSEQRLVIDNEEPPEEKNATSNFDIKLRAELEKLQDIQEGRNAQIQPPIEDPAVLECKPLIVIPLPKTDEEAENISSLLCEEEIPGSPAPVIDNIDQANSSAPNQLPSQVKVSESNIVLLEMPFASAPTSGQTSAGVGTVSTISVAVSKSSDISVPVSLPVQQVLVIGPRAQPLPQPLPQPQAPAAPVAVQRRESNEAAPVMDNTPPTTPDSTISNISGSPRGEGTGGSSPLSEDNTKSNRDSSEADNDAAGKCIGGGFSEDDTCMNNASEGGGGQEREAKTAAKRAAEEAQSPKKRKRSRKHSECGSNIGKKSSGTRHSSRHSMRHSGAGSDSDDTSESSNMICAGNSNVTNHPNIATTVTDLVTYSTRSPRPLKYNFYVELDPELDGSQRIAVLQQKLAELRKTYNAVKVELAGIERRRKKLRRREREALKAAKAEMQQACS from the exons ATGGAAGTCCATTACTCGTCGACTTGGTTTTCCCATTCAGA GAAGCTCGGTTGCACAATGGTAAATCACCCGAGGGGCAGCACCAGGAAGCAGAGACCTGGTAGGAGTCTGATTAGAGACAGAGACAGGAACACGCCTGTCCCGCCACAGATGCCTTCGACTAAGGttgagaaggaggaggaagaaaaggagaaggaCAAGGAcagagaaaaggagaaggagagagaaaaggacaaggaaaaagaaaaagaaaaagagaaggaaaaggaaaaggaaagggagaaggagaaagaaaaagagaaggaaaaagagaaggaaaaggagaaagagaaggaaaaggagaaggagaaggagaaggagaaggagaaggagaaggagaaggagaaggagaaggagaagagaatcgaggaggaggaaaagaaggagaaaaaggaggTGAAGAAGGAGGTGAAGAAGGAGCCGATAAAGGAGGAGGAGATCGTGAAGAttaagaagaaggaggaattCGAAGAGAGCGGGAGCGGACAAGACAGCGACGTGAACATTGACGGCGAGGAAGAATCGTCGTCTAGCGAAAAGTCGCAGAAAATCGTTGCCACATTGGCGACAAAGGCAAAGCCACCGGCAAAGgtgaaagaggaaaagaagaaagccGGGGATAAGAAGAAGGGGGATCTGAAAAAGTCAGAGAAGAAGGTGGAAGACAAGGTGAAAGAGGAAGAACAGCCGACCGTGACCAGATCAAAGTCCAAGGATGACACGACCAAGGGTAAACCGTCGACTGCTGAACCCAGAGACGTTCGAACACCGTCCGCGGAGACCGAGAAGAAGATCCCCCCAAAGCAGCGCCGACCTACCgaagaagaattgaaaaaacgtgGCAGAAAACGCAAGGAAAGTGAGCCGGAAAAGCCGAGGCCAATGGAGGAAATGCCTACTGATCCCGCACCATCGTACAAAGGGGTGGTTGATCTCGGAGATCGTCTGAAGGTTTACTACGGGCCTAACCATGAGTCTAAAGTAACTTACGAGGCCAAAGTAATCGACATAGAGAAGGAGGGTGCGGAGCCAGTTTACCTGGTCCATTACACCGGTTGGAATACGCGATACGACGAGTGGATAAAGGGCTCTAGGATCGCGCAAAACTTTACACAGACTCAGGGTCGGGTAAAGCGTGGGAAGACCACTCCTAGGCCACAGACTCCAAGTACCGCAGGCTCCTCCGCATCCAGCAAACTAGCCAAGTCATCGGCGCAGAACAGGAGAAGGGCACACAGTGTCGCACCGACGTCTGGAACCGCTGCAATAACCACTACATCGATCATGAAAGAGGTCGGGAAACGGGACGAGAAGGAGAAGGACGGCCAACCGCCTCGGTCTACAACACCATCTTCGGTTGCAAGTTCAAGCTCCAGGACAAAGAGCCCTGCGACCCCAGCCATAGGCAGGCAAACCAGAGTTACCAGGAACAACGACTCCTCGGGACTCGAACCTCGGAGACGTACTAGACGCATGTCTGGTCACACGGACATATCAGTGGCATCGGAGAGCGACAGTGATGCCTACGAGTCGGATACGATGGAACCGGAACAAACGAGGACGAGATCCAGGGGAAtggaggagagaaagaggaacgCGAGGCGACGAGGGGATGACGAGGTGAAAACCGAGGACTGCAGCGAAGCTGAGGAGGAGAAGGACGCGCCTGAGGAGCTCAGAAGGGGGCGCAGACTCAGGAAAACGCCAGGAAAGAATCAGTCGGTGAAGTCTGAGCCTGAGAGTGACGAGGATCAACCCAAGGGTCGGGACTTTGATCTGAATCAAATCAGGTCGGAGCTGAAGGGTTTTGAAAAGGCTGTCAAACTCGAAATGATCAGGGTTGAGAGGGAACCAGAGGAGGCGAACCTTGAAGAGAAGGAAAACGAGGACAAGCCTCTTGCCCCAATGCCTGCATCACCAAAGACGGAGAAGAAACAGTTAGAGGCACCCAAACTTGAAGCCGTTGTTGAAACAAAGACCCCCGAAAGTACGGAGGATATTTACGAGTTCAAAGAACCTGAACCCTTCGAATTTGAGGTGAGAAACAAACGGGACTCAGGTGGTGAGAAGGACAAGGTTAAGAAACGCGTTTTCGACGAGGAGCCGAAGAGCccgaagaaaaaacagaaggTACTTCCTCCAGTGCCCAAGGAAATCAAAGCTGAGGTTGATGGCGATCCAAAAAAGAGAGTCCGAAG ATCTTTGATCAAGAGGGTAGAAGACGCGGATGTTCTTCCTCCATCCGGGAAGGCCAGATCTCAGCTCGCCTGCGAAGAGGCATTCGACAAGCTTTGCGAATCCCCTTCGTTCAGCCCCTTGAAGCCTGTCCCAGTAGCGGAGGAGGCTGGAAAAGTGGCTACGACGCTCGACCTCCTCTTCAGCGACCTGCCCGGTGACGAGGACGGACCAGCCGACGACCCGGAGGACAGGCTAATCATATCGGAGGCTGAGGTGTCCGAGGCCGAGCAAGAGAACCTCTTCACTTATCAGCAGGAGATTTTTCCGTCCAATGACATTCCCGATACCATGGAGTTCAGCAAGGAGGAGGTCAAGGACCAAGAAAAGGCGTCCAAGGAGGTACCGCTACCCGGTGGCAGTAAATCGGCGCCGACAACAAACGCGGAGATCAAACAACCCGCtattaaaatttcaccggCAGCTATCGTGACTACCGTCGCCACTGTTCCTGTCGAACTGAAAACGCTTGACGTAAAACCCCCTGAAATTTCTCCCGCGCTGTCCCCTGCCCTCGTAGTACCAGCTCCGATCAGCACCAGGCTCCCGGCGACGTCGACGATAGAGGAAAAACTATCAGCAGCAGCAATGGCGTTCAAAAATAAGACCAAGGATGCGAGacgggaggaggaggagcagAGGAAGGCAGCGAAGGAGTCGTCGAAGAAGTCGGAGACGTCTGTTATCGTAAGAAAAGGGAAGGATGATCAGGGATCGGCGAAAATCTCGGAAATCGATAACAGTATTGGCAAGCGAAGCGAAGATgggaaagaagagaagagtgGAGAGGAGGCTATGAGGGTCGCGATCAAgcaaaaacaagaagaacTTCAGCAGttgaagatgaagaaggagGCTGAACTTAAACGGGCGGTGGAAGCCAAAGCCGCCGCTGCTTCGGCCGAACAGAAGAAACTCGCTCAAGATAAGCTAGAGGAGGAACAGAAGAGGAAAGAGGACGAGGCTTCAACGTCGTCTAGGAAAGAGGAAGAGCGCAGAGACCGCGATCAGAAGGACAAGGAGAAGGACAAGCGGAAACGTGTCATAAGCCAGGAATTCATCGACTCGACAGACAGCAGCGACTCGGAGCAACGTCTGGTCATAGACAACGAAGAACCGCCAGAGGAGAAAAACGCCACCTCGAATTTCGACATCAAGCTTCGAGCTGAGCTTGAGAAACTCCAAGACATTCAAGAGGGAAGGAACGCCCAGATCCAGCCGCCCATCGAGGACCCCGCTGTCCTGGAGTGTAAACCTCTCATTGTTATACCGCTACCCAAAACCGACGAAGAGGCTGAAAACATCAGCTCTCTTCTCTGCGAAGAGGAGATTCCAGGCTCCCCGGCTCCCGTCATCGACAACATCGATCAGGCCAACTCTTCTGCACCCAATCAACTTCCCTCCCAGGTCAAAGTCTCCGAAAGCAACATAGTGTTGTTGGAAATGCCGTTCGCCAGCGCTCCTACTTCTGGCCAGACATCTGCCGGCGTTGGCACTGTTTCTACGATCAGCGTCGCTGTGTCCAAGAGTTCCGACATCTCAGTACCCGTCTCGCTGCCAGTCCAGCAGGTCCTTGTTATTGGACCTAGAGCTCAACCTCTTCCGCAACCTCTTCCTCAGCCACAAGCGCCTG CGGCTCCTGTGGCAGTCCAACGGCGGGAGAGCAACGAGGCTGCTCCAGTAATGGACAACACGCCACCAACGACCCCAGATTCGACTATTTCAAACATATCGGGTTCGCCGAGAGGTGAGGGCACTGGAGGATCGTCACCACTGTCGGAGGACAACACCAAGTCGAACAGGGATAGCTCAGAGGCTGACAACGACGCAGCTGGCAAATGTATCGGCGGAGGCTTCAGCGAGGACGATACCTGCATGAATAACGCTTCCGAAGGTGGCGGTGGCCAGGAAAGAGAGGCCAAGACAGCAGCTAAGAGGGCTGCCGAAGAGGCCCAATCACCCAAGAAGCGAAAACGTAGCAGAAAACATTCCGAATGCGGCAGCaacattggaaaaaaatcgtcaggTACTAGACACTCGTCAAGGCATTCCATGCGGCATTCGGGCGCAGGAAGCGATAGCGACGACACCAGCGAAAGCTCCAATATGATATGTGCTGGTAATTCAAACGTCACCAATCATCCCAATATCGCAACAACTGTTACGGATCTCGTTACCTACTCAACTAGGTCACCCAGACCTTTGAAGTATAACTTTTACGTCGAGCTAG ATCCCGAGCTGGATGGCAGCCAACGTATCGCCGTGCTGCAACAAAAGCTTGCAGAACTACGAAAGACTTATAACGCGGTAAAGGTAGAACTTGCCGGTatagagagaaggagaaaaaagttgagacGGAGAGAACGTGAAG CATTGAAGGCAGCCAAAGCAGAGATGCAACAAGCTTGCTCGTGA